The Aureispira anguillae genome contains a region encoding:
- a CDS encoding tetratricopeptide repeat protein produces the protein MSYFDSFFRPSPMGVRQEYSIEDLFIPVMQKGYEKTEYEIVISYRDESLKETLRNCKFALYEYPDGGNIYYVRGSVYEDLGELTKAISDFEKYCSYFPDRHNGYFKLGVCYEALKKYPEAINYYKKSIECWKQYKNSIPRVKRANYIFSNIESSYNNLGVCLANSRDVVGAIRACNRAIHHNIDYPNAYYLKGVLMWKIGAEESDYNLFYMGIEGLKDAANLGAQPAKNIISQYNLQHHIDNSPMKATSTQNKKAYNYYKQGLEMYFFQDFSEAEFYYSQALIVDPNFSDVYRDRGALYDDLNKYQEAMKDYNKGIELAPNDPTLYCNRGSLLLKVNFTHKAIVDYNKAIQLLPSFALAYKMRAKAKEEIGDITGAQQDYYLAQKYS, from the coding sequence ATGAGTTATTTTGATTCATTTTTCCGTCCAAGCCCAATGGGAGTTAGGCAAGAATATTCAATTGAAGATCTTTTCATTCCTGTCATGCAAAAGGGATATGAAAAAACAGAATATGAGATTGTTATTAGTTATCGAGATGAGTCATTGAAAGAAACTTTACGTAATTGCAAATTCGCTCTCTATGAGTACCCCGATGGAGGAAACATATATTATGTAAGAGGCTCTGTATATGAGGATTTAGGTGAATTAACAAAGGCAATTAGTGATTTTGAAAAATACTGTTCTTATTTTCCTGATAGACATAATGGTTATTTCAAATTGGGTGTATGTTATGAGGCTTTAAAAAAATATCCAGAAGCTATTAATTATTATAAAAAATCCATTGAATGTTGGAAACAATACAAAAATTCAATACCTCGTGTAAAACGAGCAAACTATATATTTAGCAACATTGAATCTTCATACAATAACTTAGGGGTTTGCTTAGCAAATTCAAGAGATGTTGTTGGTGCAATTAGAGCTTGTAATAGAGCAATTCATCATAATATTGATTATCCCAATGCATATTATTTAAAAGGGGTATTAATGTGGAAAATAGGTGCTGAAGAAAGTGATTACAATTTGTTCTACATGGGTATTGAAGGTCTTAAGGATGCTGCTAATCTTGGTGCACAGCCAGCTAAAAATATCATAAGCCAATACAACCTTCAGCATCATATTGACAATTCTCCAATGAAGGCTACTAGTACTCAAAATAAAAAAGCATATAATTATTATAAGCAAGGATTAGAAATGTATTTTTTCCAAGATTTTTCAGAAGCTGAGTTTTATTATTCACAGGCATTAATAGTTGATCCTAACTTCTCTGATGTTTATAGAGACCGAGGAGCCTTATATGATGATTTAAACAAATACCAAGAAGCCATGAAAGATTATAACAAAGGTATAGAATTAGCTCCTAATGATCCAACCCTATATTGTAACAGAGGCTCTCTTCTCTTAAAAGTCAACTTTACTCATAAAGCAATAGTCGATTATAATAAAGCTATTCAGCTCCTTCCTTCCTTTGCCTTAGCATACAAAATGCGTGCAAAAGCAAAAGAAGAAATTGGTGATATCACTGGAGCACAACAAGATTACTATTTAGCACAAAAATATAGCTAA
- a CDS encoding RNA-directed DNA polymerase: MVLEKYFNCDNLKLAWERMLRWSDSTIKDHWGISVFEANLDDNLGRLSNKLINNQYEPIRPQKFYVPKSSGTQRTKTILMIEDAIVYQAIVNIIAYENYDKIEEFYLCVFGNVLNEEVKFGENLISNKSDLKSPPSYFFYKPYLNLYNEFSNFVNGVILDDEVNYKLETDITGFFDSIPHFSLLEKLNKDYFVEEDILELLSLLLNCWSGTKSNMTIGVGIPQGPGPSHFLANILLYDLDEYFMEKMNFDETIYYCRYMDDIRIYSSDTRELRDCLMYLDTYLKGFALSINSSKTSIREIVDRKNDDSIIDFHVDYKATDMEVSKFLKKLYEEHNLTSEFYFKENKSSSNLTENESAKELKQVEGKENVIKFWKDEINDVEDILLNSFENKDGSLSIPLTNVTSDRFFVNLSYRYRIAIRSIKEQDADIEEIDYSKTSNYWLFLIKEYPWRANYFCLVLNEFPSLPELKQHLISLVEEFEAYEWITHHLFLTLSIKQVFTDDELKSLLYTFGHLTDYAKLGLYKLLIAKLESDDVDELIDVSIKKEPNAYLRKTLMRIYMDRKRGKLELEPMLNSFGL, translated from the coding sequence ATGGTACTGGAAAAATATTTTAATTGTGATAATCTGAAATTAGCTTGGGAGCGAATGTTACGATGGTCTGATAGTACTATTAAGGACCACTGGGGGATAAGTGTTTTTGAGGCAAATTTGGATGATAATTTAGGAAGACTATCTAATAAGCTAATAAATAACCAATATGAGCCAATTAGACCTCAGAAATTCTATGTCCCAAAATCATCTGGGACGCAAAGAACAAAGACTATCCTTATGATTGAAGATGCGATTGTCTATCAGGCAATTGTCAATATAATAGCATATGAGAATTATGATAAAATTGAGGAGTTTTACCTTTGTGTTTTTGGAAATGTATTAAATGAAGAAGTAAAGTTTGGAGAAAATTTAATTTCTAATAAAAGTGATCTAAAAAGTCCCCCTAGTTATTTTTTTTATAAGCCATATTTAAATTTATATAACGAGTTTTCAAACTTCGTTAATGGAGTAATCCTTGATGATGAAGTTAACTATAAATTAGAGACTGATATTACAGGTTTTTTTGATAGTATACCTCATTTTAGTCTTCTTGAAAAATTGAATAAAGATTATTTCGTAGAGGAAGACATCTTAGAACTGTTATCCCTTTTACTTAATTGTTGGTCTGGAACAAAATCTAATATGACAATCGGGGTAGGTATTCCTCAAGGTCCAGGTCCTTCCCATTTTTTAGCAAATATTCTTCTGTATGATTTAGATGAATACTTTATGGAGAAGATGAATTTTGATGAAACTATCTACTATTGTAGATATATGGACGATATACGAATATATAGTTCTGATACAAGAGAGCTAAGAGATTGTTTAATGTATTTAGATACGTACTTAAAAGGTTTTGCTTTATCAATTAATTCTAGCAAAACGAGTATAAGAGAGATTGTTGATCGAAAAAATGATGACTCGATAATTGACTTTCACGTAGATTATAAAGCTACGGATATGGAGGTGTCTAAATTTTTAAAAAAGTTGTATGAGGAACACAATTTAACATCAGAGTTTTATTTTAAAGAAAATAAAAGCAGTAGTAATCTTACTGAAAATGAGTCTGCAAAAGAACTTAAACAGGTTGAAGGAAAGGAGAATGTTATTAAGTTTTGGAAGGATGAAATTAATGATGTTGAAGATATTTTGCTTAATTCTTTTGAGAATAAAGATGGTAGCCTTTCTATTCCCTTAACTAACGTCACATCAGATCGATTCTTTGTGAACTTGAGTTATCGATATAGAATAGCAATACGTAGTATAAAAGAACAAGATGCTGATATAGAAGAAATAGATTATTCTAAAACTTCAAATTACTGGTTGTTCTTGATTAAAGAATATCCTTGGCGAGCTAATTATTTCTGTCTTGTCTTGAATGAGTTTCCTTCACTTCCTGAACTTAAACAGCATCTAATTTCTCTTGTGGAGGAGTTTGAAGCTTATGAATGGATCACCCATCATTTATTTCTTACCTTAAGTATTAAACAGGTATTTACTGATGACGAATTAAAGTCCCTGCTCTATACATTTGGTCATCTAACAGATTACGCCAAACTTGGCTTATACAAATTACTAATAGCTAAGCTTGAAAGTGATGATGTTGATGAATTAATTGATGTATCAATAAAGAAAGAGCCCAATGCGTATTTGAGAAAAACTTTAATGAGGATTTATATGGATCGTAAAAGAGGAAAATTAGAATTGGAACCCATGCTTAATTCTTTTGGTTTATGA
- a CDS encoding HD domain-containing protein — protein MKLSSPFSVISIIEKIDSSFIALYNRQIRHYKLREHTFLVLSEFFKYFGHLDLSLFDDKEGNWFKYLLALHDIGKPMAMNEKGFATKKKYIVTKKLITKLSVSLGIKKQLPIILALVEHDSLGKYFQGKSNLDKTIQTLANQAEQAGLGISDYFRYKFLYYQCDLASYTEDAGGQPFLEHLFIYEDGRNKKTTKSNSQFCFCTEYTQKLNVLVKRII, from the coding sequence ATGAAATTATCTTCTCCATTTTCAGTTATATCTATAATCGAAAAAATAGATAGTTCTTTTATCGCTTTATATAATCGTCAAATCAGGCATTACAAACTGAGAGAGCATACTTTTCTGGTGTTAAGTGAGTTTTTCAAGTATTTTGGTCATTTGGATTTAAGCTTATTTGACGACAAAGAGGGTAATTGGTTTAAATATTTACTCGCATTGCATGATATTGGCAAACCTATGGCAATGAATGAGAAAGGATTCGCAACAAAAAAGAAATACATTGTAACGAAGAAATTGATTACGAAACTTTCTGTCTCTCTTGGCATTAAGAAGCAATTACCAATAATTTTAGCGTTAGTAGAACATGATAGTTTAGGGAAGTATTTCCAAGGAAAGTCTAATCTAGACAAAACAATTCAGACTTTAGCGAATCAAGCAGAACAAGCTGGTTTAGGTATTAGTGATTACTTCAGATATAAGTTTTTATACTATCAATGTGACTTGGCTTCTTATACAGAAGATGCAGGAGGTCAACCTTTTTTAGAACATTTATTTATCTATGAAGACGGTAGAAATAAAAAAACTACTAAATCAAACAGTCAGTTTTGTTTTTGTACAGAATATACTCAAAAGTTGAATGTGTTAGTAAAAAGGATAATTTAA